The Primulina eburnea isolate SZY01 chromosome 8, ASM2296580v1, whole genome shotgun sequence genome contains a region encoding:
- the LOC140837689 gene encoding uncharacterized protein yields the protein MGFFSRKWVRALVLLLAIILNLSANALGDRKLEKDDWRGDDCRFSRRGCLGRGGFGGPRGGRGLGGGAGGGLGGGGGRGGGLGAGGGGGFGGGGGLGGGSGHGGGFGAGGGVGGGGGVGGGVGGGGGFGGGGGGGVGGGSGHGGGFGAGGGVGGGGGVGGGVGGGGGFGGGGGGGVGGGSGHGGGFGAGGGVGGGGGVGGGVGGGGGFGGGGGGGVGGGSGHGGGFGAGGGVGGGGGVGGGVGGGGGFGGGGGGGVGGGSGHGGGFGAGGGVGGGGGVGGGVGGGGGFGGGGGGGVGGGSGHGGGFGAGVGVGVGVGVGAGAGKGSGGH from the exons ATGGGGTTCTTCTCACGGAAATGGGTGCGTGCATTGGTGCTTTTGCTTGCGATTATCTTGAATTTGAGCGCCAATGCCTTAGGGGATAGGAAACTTGAAAAGGATGATTGGAGAGGTGACGATTGCAGATTCAGTAGGAGAGGGTGCTTAGGGAGAGGAGGATTTGGAGGTCCACGAGGCGGCCGTGGGCTTGGTGGAGGAGCTGGAGGGGGTTTGGGAGGAGGTGGAGGGCGTGGTGGAGGGCTGGGAGCAGGAGGAGGTGGAGGgtttggtggtggtggtggactAGGAGGTGGTTCTGGACACGGTGGAGGATTTGGTGCAGGGGGAGGTGTTGGAGGTGGTGGAGGTGTTGGAGGAGGCGTTGGCGGAGGTGGCGGGTTCGGCGGTGGTGGAGGAGGTGGAGTGGGAGGTGGTTCTGGTCATGGCGGAGGATTCGGAGCTGGAGGCGGCGTCGGAGGTGGTGGAGGTGTTGGAGGTGGCGTTGGCGGAGGAGGAGGATTcggtggtggtggaggaggtGGAGTGGGAGGAGGTTCTGGTCATGGCGGAGGATTCGGAGCTGGTGGAGGCGTCGGAGGCGGTGGAGGTGTTGGAGGAGGCGTTGGCGGAGGAGGAGGATTcggtggtggtggaggaggtGGAGTGGGAGGTGGTTCTGGTCATGGCGGAGGATTCGGAGCTGGTGGAGGCGTCGGAGGCGGTGGAGGTGTTGGAGGAGGCGTAGGGGGAGGTGGAGGATTcggtggtggtggaggaggtGGAGTGGGAGGTGGTTCTGGTCATGGCGGTGGATTTGGAGCTGGTGGAGGTGTGGGAGGCGGTGGAGGTGTTGGAGGAGGCGTAGGGGGAGGTGGAGGATtcggtggtggtggaggtggtggtgtaGGCGGTGGTTCTGGACATGGAGGAGGATTTGGAGCCGGAG TTGGAGTTGGTGTTGGTGTAGGAGTTGGCGCCGGAGCAGGGAAAGGTTCTGGTGGTCACTGA